The Spirochaetota bacterium genomic interval CGATTTCGTCCACGAATCCTTAAGGCTTACGGTCCTGTTGAATACCGGGCGCTCCTTCGTGGAATCTGGATCCATGCTGAAATAGCCCAGGCGTTCGAACTGGAAGATCGCCCCGGGACCGTATTCTTTCACGGAAGGCTCGACGAGACCGGTGACGGTCTTCATCGAATCCGGATTGAGGTTTGTCGTGAAGTCGACGCCCTCCTGGGTCGTGGCGGGGTCCTCCTTGGTGAACAGCCTGTCATAGAGGCGTATCTCGGACTCCACGGCGGTGGGGGCCGATACCCAATGAAGGGTTCCCTTGACCTTCCTGCCGTCGGGCGCATCCCCTCCCCGCGAGGCGGGATCGCAGGTGCATCGTATTTCGGCGACCCCCCCTTTTTCATCCTTTATAACTCCCGTGCAGGTGACGAGGTAAGCGGCCCTGAGGCGCACCTCTTTGCCGGGTGAGAGGCGGAAGAAGCCCTTCACCGGATTCTCCATGAAATCCTCGCGCTCTATGTAGAGGGTGCGCGAGAACGGGACCTTGCGCGTCCCCATCGATTCATCCTCAGGGTTGTTTTTGACCTCGAATTCCTCGGTCTTGCCTTCGGGATAATTTTCGATAATCACTTTAAGCGGGTTGACGACGCCCATGACGCGGCGGGCTTTTTTATTCAGGTCGTCGCGCACGCAGTGCTCAAGGAGCGCCATATCGACGACCGTATCGCGCTTGGCGACGCCTATCGTCGCGGCGAACGCGCGCAACGACTCGGGCGTGTAGCCGCGCCGCCGCATCCCGGCAATTGTGGGCATGCGCGGATCGTCCCAGCCCTTGACGAAGCCCTCCTTCACGAGCCGGAGCAGCATGCGCTTGCTCATCACGGTATAGGTGAGGTTAAGGCGCGCGAACTCGATCTGCCGCGGGCGAATCTTCCCCGGCTCCGCGATCTGATCGAGGAACCAGTCGTAGAGAGGCCGATGCACCTCGAACTCGAGGGTGCAGATGGAATGCGTGATTCCTTCAATATAGTCAGATTGGCCGTGGGCGTAGTCGTACATCGGGTAGATGCACCACTCGCTGCCGGTGCGGTGGTGTTCCGCGCGCTTGAGGCGGTACATGACCGGGTCGCGCATATGCATGTTGGGAGATGCCATGTCGATGCGCGCGCGCAGGACCTTTGCGCCGTCGGGAAATTCGCCGCGCTTCATCCTCTCGAAGAGTTCGAGGTTTTCCTCGACGCTGCGTTTCCTTCCCGGGCTTTCCGCGCCCGGCTGGGTGGGCGTTCCGCGCGTCGCGGCGATTTCCTCGGCGCTCATGTCGCAGACGAAGGCCTTGCCTTTCTTTATAAGCATCACCGCCCACTCGTAGAGCTGTCCGAAATAATCGGATGCGTAGAACGGCTCCGCGTTCCATTTGAATCCCAGCCACTCGACGTCCTCCTTGATGGAGTCGACGTATTCGACGTCTTCTTTATCGGGGTTGGTGTCGTCGAACCGTAGGTTGCACTTTCCCGTGTATCTCTTCGCAAGGCCGAAATTCAGGCATATTGATTTGGCGTGTCCGATATGAAGGTAACCGTTGGGCTCGGGCGGGAAGCGGGTAAGCACCGTGTCCCCGTTCTTGCCGGTACGCAGGTCCTCCTCGATGATCTCCTCGATGAAATTGAGCGATCTGGGAGAGCTTTCCATTTCCATTGCGGGCACCGTTCCAAGGCTGTATTTGAGCCGTCTGCCTATCGAGCAATCGATTTACCTTTCGCGCCCGATTGTCAAGAAATTCAGCTGAAATTTTTCGATTTAATCGGACCCCAACCCCTCGCCGTGATCGTGCGCCCGGGATAAGCGGGGCTAATCGAGCATACAGGGGTACGATTAAAAGCTATTCCGGTTTTTGTATCCGGATATGCTTTTCTTCATCATTTTTCACTCCCCGATCGGATGAAGGATATGCGGTTGGAAATCAGTCCCGGAGAAGGACGCCATGCTGAGGACATCGCTTAATATCCATTTCGACGTGCTTGACAGAATCAGCGCAGCGGCCGTGCGCCTGGACATTCCTCGCCGGGAGGTGATCATTCGCCTGCTCATGCGGGTCGTCCGCGATCACCACCGATACCCTGGAGGGTTTTCGCTCGTGAAGTACCAGGGGCACGACCCGGAGAAGCGGTGGCACTGTTTTCCGATGTATTACTCGAAAGCGGAGAATGAGCTGGTTACGGATTTGCGTAAGTTTGGTAAATTCACTGTCTCGAAATTCGTGGCGATTGCAGTGTATCGGTACTTGGACGAAATCGTACAGGAAATAGAAGTGGGCAGGTATAACTATGTTCGGCCCTCTGGCTGGTCGCTCGGGCAAAAGCTCGTGAGCGGGTCGATCTGCTGGGAGATTTGCTGGAAAAATAAAAAACAAGACCGGAACCTTCATAAACAGGGAACAATTCTTCGAAGTATCGGCATGTACTGACCCCATGCTTCTGTACGCGGTATGGCATTACTTCCCCAGGGCATTTCCCCGCCCGCCGCTACGCGCATCAGCCCCCATCGCCTTCGCCGCCCCTGCCGGTTTATGTATGTTGACATTCAGCCGCATTCAGTTTAGAATCCGACATTCGCGCCTTTTTCACTCGCAAGGGAGGAATCCATGAAGCCGAAAATAAAAAAGATACTCGTCATCGTTTCAGGCATCGTCGCCGTTCTCGTCGTCGCACTAATAATTTCAATACAGATATTTTTCAGGATACGCATCCCCTCCTACTCGGGAACCGAAACGCTGGAGGGACTCAAGGCGAAGGCGGAGGTCAGGACCGATGAACATGGCATCCCCCACATCTTTGCCCAATCCGATGAAGACCTTTTCTTCGCGCAGGGGTACATCATCGCGCGGGAACGGCTTTTCCAGATGGACCTCACGCGCCTCGCGGGCCGGGGCGAGCTCTCCACGCTCCTGGGGAATGCCACCGTGAAAACCGATAAATACTTCAAGACCATGGGCTTCTACCGCGCCGCCCAGGGAGAGTACACGCGCCTGGACCCCGCCTCGAAATCGATCGTGGACGCCTACACCCGCGGGGTGAACGCCTGCATCGCGTCGGGGAAAAATCTCCCCAGCGAGTACGTGATACTCCGCGCGAAACCGCAGCCCTGGCTCCCCGCGGACAGCATCGTCTGCGGCCTGCTCATGTCGTACCGGCTGAACGCGCAGAGGGAAGTGAAGCCTCTCCTCTACCAGATTTTCAAGAACACGGGAAGCGAGGTCTTCAGGCAGCTTCTGCCCTGGGTCCCCGCGGATGCGCCGATGGTCTCTTCGGGCGAGTCGAAACCCCTGCCGATCGCGCGCTGCGACGTCCCGGAGGGCGCTCCCATAGTGACCGTCACCGATACCCACGAGGAATTATATCTGCCCTATCCCATGAAGGTGCGCGCGAGCAACTGGATGATCTTCGCGGGTTCGCGCACCACGACAGGCAAGCCCGTCTTCACCGGGAGCCCGGACCTGGAGGCGGCGATCCCCTCGCTCTTCTATCTTGTGCACTTAAAGGGGGGAGCGCATGACGTACTGGGGGGTTCGATACCCGGGTTGCCCGGCGTCCATGCCGTCGGGTTCAACGGGCATTTCGCATGGAGCATCACCGTGGGTAACGGCGACAACCTCGATTACTTTACCGAGAAGGTGAACCCCGACAACCCGAAACAGTACCTGACCGAGAACGGCTGGAAGGAATTCACTATAATAGAAGACACCATACGCATCAAGGACGGCTCCGACTTCAAGGAAGAGAAAATCGTGGTACGGATTTCGCGTCACGGCCCCGTCATCTCCGAGGTGGTGCCGGGGATGCCCGAAAACTGCACCATGATGTGGGCGGGGCTCCAGGGCGACTGCGGCGTGATGCAGTGCTTCCTCCAGCTCAACCGGGCGAAGAACTTCAACGAGTTCCGTGCGGCGCTCGCGGTCGCGCGCGGCGGGAGCGTGCACGTGGGCTACGCAGATGTATACGGGAACATAGGCTACCAGTACATCACGACCTTCCCGGTTAGGAAAGCCGGAGCGAATCCCCTGCCTCGCCCGGGCGAAAAGGGAGAGTATGACTGGACGGGCTATGTCCCGTTCGAGCGCCAGGCGTATTCATTGAACCCGCGCAAGGGATACCTTGGCTCGTTCAACCAGATGCCCGAGCCCGCCGACTTTTACGCGACCTCCTATTTCTTCTTCGCGCGCCCTTACCGCTTCGAGCAGATGGCCGGCGCGAAGGAAAAGTTCAGCCCGGACGAGATCCGCGCGATGCAGCTCGATACGGTCTCGAACGTGGCGCAGCGCTGGGTTCCACATATAGTAAGGATATGCAAGGGAAAGGAGGGGCTCGACACGTACGTGGCGCTCCTGGAAAAATGGAATTGCGCGATGGAGCTCGAGAGTGTTCAGGCCGCGCTCTTCAACGAATTCTTTACCTTTCTCATGAAGAACCCGCTCGATAACCGGATCGGGAAAAAGCAGGTGGAGGAGCTTTTCAAGGACCTCCACTCGACGATACCCGCGCAGTGGCTTATCAGGTACATGGATGACAACGCGAATTTCATCTGGGACGATCCCGTAACCGCGGCCAGGGAGACCCGGGACGACCAGGTGCTCAAGGCGATGAAAGACGGCGTCGCCTCCCTCACTGCGCGCTGCGGCGCTAATCCCGCAAAATGGGCCTGGGGCAGGGTGCATACCATGACCATTCGCCACCCGCTCGGGAAGGTCCTCCCCTTCTACAATCTGGATCCCGTTTCCTATCCCGGCGACGATTTTACGATCCACGCGGGATGGTACGAACGGGCGCGTCCCTTCGAGATGAACAGCGGCGCCGCCATCCGCATCGTCGTCGACATGGCCGACCTTGATTCGATCACGGTTATCAGCCCGCCCGGCCAGTCGGGGCATTACAAGAGCCGCTGGTACGCCGACCAGGCCGATACCTGGGCCGCCGGGAAGCAGGTGAAGGCGCATTTCCGCGACGCAAAGGACCTGAAAGAACTGCTGGTGCTGGAGCCGGCGGCTGCGCGTTAGGCGGAAACCGCGTCCTTCGTTCAAGTCTTTTTCACAGCTCAAGTCGGGCGGGAGTCCCATTCAGGCACGTGCGGGAGGTCACGCCGTTCTCCCGCGCATGCTTCTGCCGCCCCTTCGCGATTCGGAGTATCACCGCGGCGATCGCGGACGCCATGAAGAAATAGATGATTCCCGTGGCGGTGAATCCCGCCCTACAGAGCGTTACAGACCATAAGATTTGTTGCGCGATACGCGGCTGCGCCGATGCGAAACCGGACACCAGCCACAAGAGCAGCGCGATGCTCAGGTTGAGGCGCATGTCTGCCGGCCTAGTCTATCGGAACCTTGACCCGGAATTCCGTCTTCGCGCCCCGCTCGAACGTGAACGAGCCCGCCAACTGCTTAACGAGCATCCGTATTATCGTGAAGCCCAGGCCCGTATGCGCCCCCGGGTCGAAGCCCTCGTGCATCCCGACGCCGTCGTCGCTCACGGTGAGCTCGAAATCGGCCCCCCGATTTTCCAATGTCACCTCCACCGTGCCGGCCCTTCCGCCGGGAAATGCGTACTTGAGCGCATTCGTCAGGAGCTCGTTCAGGATGAGCCCCGCGGATGTCGCCGATTTCACGTTCACCTGGACGGGAGAAATGCGGTTCGTTATCGCGACCCCGCGCGACCCCGAGAGGTACATCCGCCCCAGCGATGCGATCACCCGGCGATAGTATTCGTCCAGGGCCACCCGCGCGGTCTCGCCCGACGGCTGGAGCATCGCATACAGCTCGTTCAACGACCCGATCCTGCCCAGCAAATCCTCGAGCACCGTGCGTACCGCACCCGAACCCGCCCTGCCCGATTCGATCTGGATGAGCGAGGAGATCATGGCGAAGGTATTCTTGACCCGGTGCTGGAGCTCGCGCAGGAGCGCCGCTTTTTCCTCGAGGGCGCCTTCCAGGTCCCGTTCGATACGTTTGCGCCCGGTGATGTCCATGATGGTGCCGGCCACCTTTACGACACGGTTCTCCTTTACTACCGGCATACCCGAGGTACGAATCCACTTGCGGGCGCCGTCCATTGCCGTGAAAGGGAACTCCAGATCGTAGGCCACGGCCTCCCCGGTACAGCGTTGAAATGCGTCAAGTATCACCGGACGGTCATCCACATCATAGCATTCAACGCTTTTTTCTATGTGCGCAGTGGACCCTTCTCCGATGCTCGCAGAATCTAATCCGTGTATCCGGTACGTCTCCTCGGTCCAGTACATCGCCTTGCATACCGTGTCCCACTCCCATCCACCCACGCCGGAAAGCCGCTGCGTCGCGTTCAGCAGGGCTTCGCTCCTGCGCAGTTTTTCCGCGGCCAGCTTGTGCTCGGTGATATCGTACCCGATCGCCTGGAAATGTGTTATGGAGCCGCGTTCGTCGAAATAGCCGCGGTTTGTCCACTGCTGGTATAGCGCGCCACCGTGCCCTGATTTCTCGAATTGCTCATGCCGTTCCACGGGCGAATCAGCCGTCAGCGAGCCCAGGCGTTCTTTCACCATGGTGCGCACGTCTGCCGGCATGAAATCGAAGACGTTCATGCCGATCATCTCCGATTGGGACCTGCCGGCATGGTCGGCAAGGGCGCGGTTGACGTAGGTAATCGTACCGTCCGCGAGAAAAGAAGTGATGAACGCGGGCATGTCCTCGGCGAGGGTGCGGTACTGCTCCTCGGCCTTGTGCAGGGCCCGCTCCGCCTTCATGCGCTCGGTGAGGTCGTCCCTGAGCCTTTCCTCGTGATCGCGCAGGGATTGTTCCATGCCCACGCGCGCGGAGACATCCTCGAATACGACGAGGTAACTCGCCGGCCCCTTTCCCACCGCGGGCAGCGCGGCGACGGCAGTATTGGCCCAGACCGTCGAGCCGTTCTTGTGGAGGTAGCGCCGTTCCCTGGCGAGCTCCTCTAATTCGTAGTGTGTGACCTTTGAGCGTTTCTTGAGATCGCGTTTTTTTTCCTCGGGATGCACCAGGTCGTTGAACACGAAGCCCTGCAGCTCATCGGCGCCATGTCCCATGATATCGCAAAGCCTGTTGTTGACGGTCAGAAAACGTCCCGTACGGGCGTCGACCTCGGCGACACCCACGGCTGCCTGTTCGAAGAAAGAGCGGAATTTCTGCTCGCTTTTTGTTAATTTCTCGTGCGCCTCGAACAGCTTGAGGGCCATCCTGATCGACGCGTCGAGCACGGCGGGACCGGTATTCTTCACCACGTATCCATACGAGGCTATTTTCCGGGTTTTCCCGACGATTTCCGGATCCGTATGGCTCGAGAGGAATACCACGGGCACGTTGCGCACGCCAATCACTATCTGCGCCGCCTCCGTTCCGTCCATTCCCGGTCCAAGGTCCACGTCCATGAGGACGAGATCTATCGCCGGCTTTTCGCGTGCGGTCTCGATCGCTTCCTCTCCACTCGCGGACGTAAGCACCCGGTAGCCGAGCTTTTCGAGCGTGGATGCCATGGCCAGGGCGATATGAAACTCGTCCTCCACCAACAGGATGTGTTTCGCGCCTGACTCGTCCATGTGCATTCCTCTCCAAATAACACGCCACGGCCGGTTTCCGCAGGGGCGGTTCCTGCCGGTCACCCGTCGAATCGGAACTTGAGCGTATATCATGTCGCCGGACTTTTTTTAGTTCCAGGCGATGCCAGTGCGCATGAGCGGGAGACTGTAAATGAAGGTGATTGCATCATGATACGGATCTATGACGTTGTCAAGCGCCCAATTCCGGATTAATTAAGCAGGGCTATCGTCACCGCGCTGGACCGAACGTCTTTGGGGGCCGATAAATCGCTCGACTTATTCACCTAAACTTCATATTCTTTCATTACTGTTAAATTGGAGGTCGCATCCCGTCCGTTCAAGAGCCGCGCCCGGTGTTGCGGCCGGCGCAGAGGAGGAAACCATGCAGCTGGACCTTGAAGGCATAATACTTTCCCTGGAAAAATCCCCCGGGATCCTGCGCGAGCTTGCGGGTTCCATCGCCCCGGGGGAGGCGGCCGCGCGCCGCAGGCCGGGCTTCTGGAGCATCGGCGAGCACGTCGAGCACCTCGCCCAGACACAGCCCATGCTCCATGGCCGCATCATCCGCTTCAGGGACGAGAAGGCCCCGGCGTTCGTGCCCTTCATTCCCGACGATTCGAAACCGGTCGCGAAGGCGGAAATCGTACTATCGGACTCCCTCGCCAAATTCGACGAATGGCGGAAGCGCCAGCTCGACGCCATCCGCACCCTTCACCCCGCCGATTTCGCCAAGGAGGGGAGCCACCCGGAGTACCGCCAGTACACCCTTCCCATTCTCATCCGCCACATCCTCATGCACGACCACTGGCACATGTACCGGATCGAGGAGCTGTGGCTCACGCAGGAGGAATACCTCGGCCCGTAAATTCCCATTTGACTTGACTTTTCGACGCGGATAGTTTAATGAACTTTCTCACAGCCTAAATCCATGCAAAGCATGGATGCGGAGGACCCACCTTTTCGGGGCGAATTCATTTGGATAGGGTACTTCCATGCCCGAGCCCGTCAGCTAACTTCGCAGGCTTTTGGAAGGGCATTCGACAGTGATTAAACTGCCACGCCGGCGGTTTTTTTTGCGCCCGCAGTCCCTTCGGGAGGATAGAGTTTTGAGCAACAACAGTCCCGACAATAACCAGCCATTTTTAAAAAAGCTTTCCCTCGCGGTATTCGGCAAGCCGCGCGATTTCAACGATCCCGGTATTTTCCACAAGCTTGCGCTCATACCCTTCTTCGCATGGATAGGGCTGGGCGCGGACGGCCTTTCCTCGTCGGCATACGGCCCCGAGGAGGCGTTCAGGTCGCTTGGGGAGCATGCCTACCTGGCGATGTTCCTCGTAGTCGCCACGTCCCTGACCGTATTTATCATATCCTATGCATACTCGCGGATCATCGAGCATTTTCCCCACGGCGGGGGCGGGTATATCGTCGCGACCCATATGCTGGGGAAACGCGCCGGCGTCGTTTCGGGGTGCGCCCTCATCGTCGACTACATCCTGACCATCACGGTTTCGATCGCATCCTGCGTCGATGCGCTCTTCAGCTACATGCCCCTTGAATTCCAGCGGTTCAAGATACTGACCGCATCGGTCCTGATCATAGTGCTGATAATCCTGAATATCCGCGGCGTCAAGGAATCGGTCAGCATCCTCGCCCCGATCTTCCTCGTGTTCATCGGCACGCATATGGTCATGCTCGGATACGGCATTTTCAGTCATGTCGGCGAAATCGCCCCGGTGGTAAGCACCGTACGCGAGGGATTGCACCATGACATGTCGGCCATAGGCGGCATCGGGGTTTTGATGTTATTGCTGCGCGCATATTCGCTGGGAGGCGGCACCTACACCGGGATAGAGGCAGTCTCGAACGGACTGCAGATCATGCGCGACCCGAAGGTGCAGACGGGCAAGCGTACCATGCTCTACATGGCCACATCGCTTGCGGTCACCGCAGCGGGACTGCTTCTGTGCTACCTGCTTTGGAATGTAAAACCGATGGAGGGCAAAACGCTGAACTCCGTCCTGGCCGATGCGATGTTCGGCGGCTCGGGACTCGGCTACACGCTGGCGGTCGTCACGATTTTTTCGGAGGGCGCCCTGCTCTTCGTGGGCGCGCAGGCCGGTTTTATCGACGCCCCCCGGGTCATGGCGAACATGGCGGTCGATTCATGGTTCCCGCACCGGTTCGCCGCCTTCTCCGAGCGGCTCACCATGCGCAACGGCGTCGTGATGATCGGCATCGCCGCGCTCTGCCTCCTTCTCTATACCAACGGGTCCATATCGGCATTGGTCGTTATGTACTCGATAAACGTGTTCCTGACGTTCTCGATCTCCGAATTCGGCATGGCGCGCTTTTTCATAATGCATAGGGGTAAAGAAGCCAAATGGAAGCGGCACCTGGCCGTACACCTCACGGGACTCACCCTCTGCTGCACCATCCTTCTCATCACCGTGTTCGAAAAATTCACCGAGGGCGGGTGGATGACGCTGGTCATCACCTCGGTCCTGATCCTGCTCTGCTACTGGATACGCCGGCACTACGGCCGCATCCAGTCCGACATGCGCAAGCTCGACGAGCTCCTGAAAGACGTGCCCACGATCAGGAAAATGAATACCGATCCCGTAGATAATAAGCACATGACCGCAATCCAGCTCGTGGGGGGCTACAGCGGGTTTGGCGTCCACACGTTCCTCAATATCAACAGCTCGTTCCCCGGACTCTATAAAAATTTCATCTTCATTTCCGTGGCGGTGATCGACCAGGGGCTTTTCAAGGGCGAGGACAAGCTGGATGACCTGAAAAGATCGGTGGAGGACTCGCTCAATAAATATGTCGGCCTCGCGCGGCGACTCGGCTTCCCGGCGGAATACCGCATGGGCGTGGGTACCGACGTCGTGGACGCCGCCACCGGCCTTTGCCTTGACGTGAGAAAGGAATTTCCGCATTCGACCGTGTTCAGCGGACAGCTCGCGTTCCAGCTGGAGAAATTTTATCACCGCCTGCTGCATAATGAAACCGCGTTTGCCATCCAGCGAAGGCTCCAGTGGAGCGGCGCGACCAACGTCATCATGCCGATACGCATGGACACGTGAAGGAAGGAGCCGCCTGGAACTCTCAGCCGTTCTCCCCGGCAAGCCTCTTTAGCGGCGGCAGGAACAGGTAGGTCATCGTTTCCTTCACCCATGCGCGGTACTCTTCGTCCCTTCCCTTCATCCCCAGGATGATCATCTGGCACGACCCGGCCCCCAGGAAGTTAATGAGGAGGTTATTGAAGGCGTAGTGGTAGCGCGCGGTCTCGCCCGGCGGCGCGGGGACGGGGAGGGCCTCCTCGAAGGTCGCGCGCGTGCGCGTGAGGACCTCGGGGATGCGCCGATAGCCGGGGATCGCGTCGGGGCGGTCGGCCAGCGCGATGTTCAGCATGATGATCCTGAGCGCGGCGGGATCCTTGAAGTGAAAATCCAGGAACCGGTCGAGGTACCGCGCGAGCGCCTTGTCCAGTGGAATGCCGGTAAGTCCCTCCAGGCACGACCGGTTGACGGCGACGAGCTCTTCGCACACCTCCCCGAGAAGCGTCCCGAAAAGCCCGGCCTTGGTCGGGAAATGGTAGCGGATGAGGGCATGGTCGAATTTTCCCGCGCGCCCGATCATCCGCATGCTCGCGGAGTGATAGGGATGGTGCGCGAAGACCGCGCGCGCCGCCGCCATGATGCGCTCCCTGGTGAGCTCCCGCTTGGGACGGGTCCCCTTTCCCGTGCGAATCGATGTCCCCTTCATACCCGGGCCGGCCTCCTCACCCGCTATACTTCTAGCAGGCCCCGCCGCCGGAGATCAATACTTTTTTTACGATCGTATAAAAATTATTTGACAGCGAAGGCCCGGGCGCGGATTATTTTCACGGTCGTAAAAATATGGGTCGCGCGGCGGCCCGGGAGGCGGTCATGAAGGGGGATCTTTTCAAGGGCATCATGCAGTGGGAATTCGGCATGCCGAAGTCGAAGCTGAAAAAAAAGGAGTTCAGGCTCCCCGTATTCTACTACGACAACAGCTCGCTCACCGCGATCTTCACGGCGTCCACGAAGAAGGTACTGCCCTTCCTTCCCGACCCGCGTATGCACCCGGCGGAGGTAATGCCCGGCCGCTGCCTGGTCGCATTCACCGCCTTTGAATACCGCAAAACCGACATCGATCCCTACAACGAGTTCAGCATCGCGGTCATCGTGTCCTATGGAAAGAGACCCATTCCGGGCCTCACGGTTCTCTCGCAGATGCGGCGCAAATGCTATGACGCGTACGTATGGCACCTGCCGGTCACCACGGAGATCGCGCGTTACGGCGGGGTGGAGCTCTACGGCTACCCGAAGATACTCGCGAAGATCGACATTACCCGCGGCCGCGACGCCGCCGAGTGCGTCCTGTCCGAGAAAAAGACGCACATCCTCACCCTGCGCGGACCCGTCCTCCACACAAAGCCGGGCGGCATCATTCGCTACCGGACCTACCCGGTGCGCGAGGGGGTCACCCTCTGCGGGAACGTTTACTCCCTTCACCACCAGTTCGCAGAAACCCGAAGCACAAAGGGCGTGAGCCTTACCCTGGGAACCGACCACGAGATATGCCGCCAGCTCCGGTCGGTCGGCCTTTCGGAGAAGGCGCTCATGTACCAGTACAGCCCGCTGAACGAGAGCATCCTCTTCGGCCCGCACAACCTGATCGACGACTGAGCGTGTCCATGAAAATTTCCCGCACGCATATGGACGTCCTCCTCGCGCGCGACCCCCGGGTGGAGGACGTGATGAACGGCATACAGGCGCTGTCGCGCCTGCCGCGCCGCGCGTACCGCGACATGCGCCGCACGGTCGCCCTCGCGCGCCGGTTCGTCGACGAGGCCGTGCGTCCCGTGTATAATGAAATCGACCTCGCGGGGTTTCGCGACCCCGATTATATTCCGGAAAATTTCATCCGCGAGGCCGGCCGGCGTGGGATCTTCTCCCGGTGGATCCCCAAAATGTTCGGCGGGGGCGGGATGGATTTCATAAGCCTGTATCCCTTCCTCGAGGAGATCGCGGCGACCTGCACGGGGCTCGCCAATGTGATAGGGGTGCACTACCTTGGGGTGGGAACGCTCTGCGCGAGCTGGAACATTCCCGTCATCAACCGCGTACTCCGCGAATCGTGCCGCGGCGACCGGATGGGAACGCCCTGCCTCATCTCCCTCGCGATCACCGAACCGGAGGCGGGCACCGACGTCGAAGAGCCCATCCTCCTCGCGCGCGCGCGTATCGGCACCACGGCGACGCGCGCGGACGGCGGCTACATCCTGAACGGGCGCAAGGTATTCATCTCCAACGGCCACGTCTCGACCTGGCACATGGTGATCGCCTACGCCGACCGGAAGCACCCGGCCGACACGACCGTCATGGCCGCGGTGAAAACGGGAACGAGCGGATTCAGCTTCGGGCGGAAGGAAAAGAAGATGGGCCAGAAGGCGTGCGTCGCAAGCGAGCTCGTCTTCGAGGACTGCTTCGTGCCGGACGCGCTCATCTGCTCCGCGCCGGAACAGCACAGGAAATCCGGGAAGCCGCAGGGCGTCATCGCGCAGTACCTCATCGACTTCGTCGTGTCCTCGTCGCGCGCGGGCGTGGGCGCCTTCGCCGCGGGAGCGGCGCGCGGGGCGTACGAAACGGCGCTCGCGCACTGCCGGCGCACGCGCATCGGCGGGGAGCTCCTGATCAACCGCCAATGGGCGCAGGTCACGCTCGCCGAGATGTACCGGAACGTGAACACCGCGCGCGCACTCTACCTCGAATCCGCCCTCGCAAACGCGATGAAGGGAATGTACAAGCTCATGTACAACCGGTTCATCTTCACCCTGCTCGCGCTCCTGCCGCGCTGGTACTTCACGGCGTTCGTCGCGCCCTTCCTGAACATGCGCGCCGCGACCAGGCTCTTTCGAAACATCTACTTCGAAAAATACACCGCCGAGGAGGCGCAGGTGACCTCGGGCTGGGCGTCGCTTTCCAAGTTCGCGTGCAGCGACATCGCCGTGCAGACGGCGTCCATGGCCGTCGACCTCATGGGCGCGGACGGCACGCGGCATGACACGGGCGCGGAAAAGTTCTACCGCGACGCGAAGCTCCTCCAGATATACGAGGGAACGAACCAGTTGAACCGGCTGAATCTCTTCAAGAACCTGGTCGCGCGCGATATCCCGGAAGCGGAGCTTTTCAAACGGGAGGGGGCATGAGCACGACACGCGCCGGGGGCGCCGATATACTGGAGTCCTTCTCGGGGCTTGCGTCCGCCTTCGCCAAAAAGGAGCTTACCGCGGCGCGCGAGGCCCACGACCGCTTCCC includes:
- a CDS encoding glutamine--tRNA ligase/YqeY domain fusion protein, with amino-acid sequence MEMESSPRSLNFIEEIIEEDLRTGKNGDTVLTRFPPEPNGYLHIGHAKSICLNFGLAKRYTGKCNLRFDDTNPDKEDVEYVDSIKEDVEWLGFKWNAEPFYASDYFGQLYEWAVMLIKKGKAFVCDMSAEEIAATRGTPTQPGAESPGRKRSVEENLELFERMKRGEFPDGAKVLRARIDMASPNMHMRDPVMYRLKRAEHHRTGSEWCIYPMYDYAHGQSDYIEGITHSICTLEFEVHRPLYDWFLDQIAEPGKIRPRQIEFARLNLTYTVMSKRMLLRLVKEGFVKGWDDPRMPTIAGMRRRGYTPESLRAFAATIGVAKRDTVVDMALLEHCVRDDLNKKARRVMGVVNPLKVIIENYPEGKTEEFEVKNNPEDESMGTRKVPFSRTLYIEREDFMENPVKGFFRLSPGKEVRLRAAYLVTCTGVIKDEKGGVAEIRCTCDPASRGGDAPDGRKVKGTLHWVSAPTAVESEIRLYDRLFTKEDPATTQEGVDFTTNLNPDSMKTVTGLVEPSVKEYGPGAIFQFERLGYFSMDPDSTKERPVFNRTVSLKDSWTKSAQGAK
- a CDS encoding penicillin acylase family protein; translated protein: MKPKIKKILVIVSGIVAVLVVALIISIQIFFRIRIPSYSGTETLEGLKAKAEVRTDEHGIPHIFAQSDEDLFFAQGYIIARERLFQMDLTRLAGRGELSTLLGNATVKTDKYFKTMGFYRAAQGEYTRLDPASKSIVDAYTRGVNACIASGKNLPSEYVILRAKPQPWLPADSIVCGLLMSYRLNAQREVKPLLYQIFKNTGSEVFRQLLPWVPADAPMVSSGESKPLPIARCDVPEGAPIVTVTDTHEELYLPYPMKVRASNWMIFAGSRTTTGKPVFTGSPDLEAAIPSLFYLVHLKGGAHDVLGGSIPGLPGVHAVGFNGHFAWSITVGNGDNLDYFTEKVNPDNPKQYLTENGWKEFTIIEDTIRIKDGSDFKEEKIVVRISRHGPVISEVVPGMPENCTMMWAGLQGDCGVMQCFLQLNRAKNFNEFRAALAVARGGSVHVGYADVYGNIGYQYITTFPVRKAGANPLPRPGEKGEYDWTGYVPFERQAYSLNPRKGYLGSFNQMPEPADFYATSYFFFARPYRFEQMAGAKEKFSPDEIRAMQLDTVSNVAQRWVPHIVRICKGKEGLDTYVALLEKWNCAMELESVQAALFNEFFTFLMKNPLDNRIGKKQVEELFKDLHSTIPAQWLIRYMDDNANFIWDDPVTAARETRDDQVLKAMKDGVASLTARCGANPAKWAWGRVHTMTIRHPLGKVLPFYNLDPVSYPGDDFTIHAGWYERARPFEMNSGAAIRIVVDMADLDSITVISPPGQSGHYKSRWYADQADTWAAGKQVKAHFRDAKDLKELLVLEPAAAR